Proteins from a genomic interval of Treponema succinifaciens DSM 2489:
- a CDS encoding efflux RND transporter periplasmic adaptor subunit gives MKKTSAKLPFILMAAAILSSALVSCKGKSEKTAKEEETETIYAVNADIVQAGNLDDYLEFGGDVSSVSAVDVYPDAAGKISRIRVSVGDLVKKDQIIAYVDPSRPGMNYSENPVKAPISGRVTSFPPTIGTMVSQSYSIAKISDTDELQIKVNVAERFISRIRENQTAIVSFDAYPGVEFKARVFEVSPVLDTTSRTMLAKLKVEPADSRIKAGMYARVKLITDTIEGAVVIPNDAIVYRDGKPYVFTAKSESAESSVNMVSVKEGLSVDNKTEIQEGLKEGDVIIVKGQSLLSDGSKVKILSISGKAVESKTENKD, from the coding sequence ATGAAAAAAACAAGCGCAAAACTACCTTTTATCTTGATGGCAGCGGCAATCTTGTCATCCGCATTGGTTTCCTGCAAGGGAAAATCAGAAAAAACTGCAAAGGAAGAAGAAACTGAAACAATCTACGCGGTAAACGCAGACATTGTTCAAGCCGGAAACCTTGACGACTACTTGGAATTCGGCGGTGATGTTTCTTCTGTTTCCGCAGTTGACGTCTACCCGGACGCGGCCGGAAAAATCTCTCGCATAAGAGTTTCTGTAGGAGACCTTGTAAAAAAAGACCAGATTATAGCTTATGTTGACCCGAGCCGCCCTGGAATGAACTACAGTGAAAACCCTGTAAAAGCTCCGATTTCAGGAAGAGTAACTTCATTTCCGCCAACAATCGGAACAATGGTTTCACAAAGCTATTCAATCGCAAAAATCAGCGACACAGACGAACTTCAGATAAAGGTAAATGTCGCTGAACGCTTTATAAGTAGAATCCGTGAAAACCAGACTGCTATTGTAAGTTTTGACGCATATCCTGGAGTTGAATTCAAAGCGCGCGTTTTTGAAGTTTCTCCGGTTTTGGACACAACAAGCCGCACAATGCTTGCCAAGCTCAAGGTTGAGCCAGCTGACTCAAGAATAAAGGCAGGAATGTACGCCCGTGTAAAACTCATCACTGACACAATTGAAGGAGCTGTTGTTATTCCAAATGACGCCATTGTTTACCGTGACGGCAAGCCTTACGTATTCACAGCAAAATCAGAAAGCGCGGAATCCAGCGTAAACATGGTTTCTGTAAAGGAAGGGCTTTCCGTAGACAACAAGACAGAAATTCAGGAAGGACTCAAAGAAGGAGACGTTATAATTGTAAAAGGACAGTCTCTTTTGAGCGATGGTTCCAAAGTAAAGATTCTTTCAATTTCTGGAAAAGCGGTTGAAAGCAAAACTGAAAACAAGGACTAA
- a CDS encoding TolC family protein, protein MIFSKKTFFKISVLLAMSGAFVFAQESQPQNTESDKKTVNLTIYEAVDYALEHSHSLKTADIDLEIKARAGKNAWNVLLPTVQATGTLNRTTDISSNLSGTNTMMKLHGLPEIEETDSMKWTGIANLSVDWNFSLAMIQQIRAAKAGYEAGKISYEQSIVETEVNVKKLFYGLLLQQENLNLQKTTLENSRKRMVQAEANFKNGMVPELSMLQAQVTYQNKSPEVAQMEREFHQQLDTFAFLLGLPVGTDIVLQGSIEPFYVDLHYDTLIERYGNNSLDLQSIDKNIEQLQRNLDALNLSTYTPFFNISYGFKPMLTDFLDADKGGFPTGGDWTDSGSISFTIGWNLTNILPFSSNRQQAKDLQANLDKLKVSRKMLLENQKMTVRKSVDTLIQAREQIQSMNRSITLAQRSYDMTVRAYRNGTRELLDVRDAENQLNTAKLGLANQKFNYISALLDLETTLNTKLTGGEK, encoded by the coding sequence ATGATTTTCAGCAAAAAGACGTTTTTTAAGATTTCAGTCTTGCTTGCTATGTCTGGAGCATTTGTCTTTGCACAGGAATCCCAGCCGCAAAACACTGAGTCTGACAAAAAAACTGTAAACCTGACAATTTACGAAGCTGTGGATTACGCGCTCGAACACAGTCATTCGCTCAAGACTGCCGACATTGACCTTGAAATCAAGGCACGCGCAGGAAAGAACGCTTGGAATGTTTTGCTTCCGACAGTTCAGGCTACAGGAACTCTTAACAGAACTACAGATATTTCTTCAAATTTGTCGGGAACAAACACAATGATGAAGCTTCATGGACTTCCTGAAATTGAAGAGACTGACAGCATGAAATGGACAGGAATCGCAAATCTTTCTGTTGACTGGAATTTCAGCCTTGCAATGATTCAGCAGATAAGAGCTGCAAAAGCTGGGTACGAAGCTGGAAAAATCAGCTATGAGCAGAGCATTGTTGAAACAGAAGTCAATGTAAAAAAACTTTTCTATGGACTTCTCTTGCAGCAGGAAAATTTAAACTTGCAGAAAACAACTCTTGAAAATTCAAGAAAACGCATGGTTCAGGCGGAAGCAAACTTTAAAAACGGAATGGTTCCAGAGCTTTCAATGCTTCAGGCACAGGTTACATATCAGAACAAAAGCCCGGAAGTTGCCCAGATGGAGCGTGAATTCCACCAGCAGCTTGACACTTTTGCATTTCTTTTGGGACTTCCAGTAGGAACGGACATTGTTTTGCAGGGAAGTATTGAGCCTTTTTATGTTGACTTACACTACGACACGCTTATTGAACGTTACGGAAACAACAGCCTGGACCTTCAGTCAATTGACAAGAACATTGAGCAGCTTCAGCGCAATCTTGACGCTTTGAATCTTAGCACTTACACTCCATTTTTCAATATCAGCTACGGATTTAAGCCGATGCTCACTGATTTTCTTGACGCAGACAAAGGAGGGTTTCCTACAGGCGGAGACTGGACAGATTCAGGCTCTATAAGCTTTACAATTGGCTGGAACCTTACAAACATTCTTCCGTTCTCGTCAAACAGGCAGCAGGCAAAAGACTTGCAGGCGAATCTTGACAAACTCAAGGTAAGCAGGAAAATGCTCCTTGAAAACCAGAAAATGACAGTCCGCAAATCTGTAGACACATTGATTCAGGCGCGCGAGCAGATTCAGTCCATGAACAGAAGCATAACACTTGCCCAGCGCTCTTATGACATGACAGTGCGCGCTTACCGCAACGGAACAAGAGAACTTCTTGATGTGCGCGATGCAGAAAACCAGCTTAACACTGCAAAACTCGGACTTGCAAACCAGAAGTTCAATTATATTTCAGCATTGCTTGACTTGGAAACAACTCTTAATACAAAACTCACCGGAGGAGAAAAATAA
- a CDS encoding TetR/AcrR family transcriptional regulator: protein MEKKQNSTRDKIIQSAFSFYDMLFFERISLSKIAAKAGITKPAIYKHFKSREDLENAMKSLILSDIAEIIKDCEKDKNETSILKKVIVLLCKKKSYFYFTLSNSLEFSIDNFLIEIKKHGVSDLNLENIFDNYGSIVDIEIYKKIIFVSGTMIFFQGARDFILLDKNLQDSDESIQEYAEKLSSFIFSGGLGQDIKETDALRLSQLDILCSKEIQSLKAPCKFFTAIGNVVRRVGFLKTTIEELAKELGLAKSSLYTNFSSKKEMFEALKKEECLNLFHVIKKNLLYAKNSAECVYIFMETEIEFFLKRRGLLYVCRWLLFQNSKNDFKIKSMHEKREKTIGKDELLDFTAFILNADIITQIPDFGTPKMNMQIMFSWIFQMPIFFLLQSELHNFPEESVHAAIKDFFYCMERGINFIDNKENNISGGKK, encoded by the coding sequence ATGGAAAAGAAGCAGAATTCAACAAGGGACAAAATCATTCAGTCAGCATTCTCTTTTTACGATATGCTTTTTTTTGAAAGAATTTCACTTTCAAAAATCGCAGCAAAAGCCGGCATTACAAAACCTGCTATTTACAAGCACTTCAAAAGCCGCGAAGACTTGGAAAACGCAATGAAGTCTTTAATTCTTAGCGATATTGCGGAAATTATAAAAGACTGTGAAAAAGATAAAAATGAAACTTCCATACTAAAAAAAGTAATAGTTCTTCTTTGCAAGAAAAAATCATATTTCTATTTTACTCTTTCAAATTCCCTTGAGTTCAGCATTGACAACTTTTTAATTGAAATAAAAAAGCATGGCGTTTCAGATTTAAATTTGGAAAATATTTTTGACAACTACGGAAGTATTGTGGATATTGAAATTTACAAAAAAATTATTTTTGTTTCCGGCACAATGATTTTTTTTCAAGGCGCAAGAGATTTTATACTTCTTGACAAAAATCTTCAAGATTCTGATGAAAGCATTCAGGAATACGCGGAAAAACTCTCAAGTTTCATTTTTTCCGGTGGACTTGGACAGGACATAAAAGAAACAGATGCTCTCAGGCTTTCCCAGCTTGACATTCTCTGTAGCAAGGAAATTCAGTCTTTAAAAGCGCCTTGCAAATTTTTTACAGCCATCGGAAATGTTGTGCGCCGCGTGGGATTTTTAAAAACCACAATTGAAGAACTTGCAAAAGAGCTTGGACTTGCAAAAAGCAGCCTGTACACAAATTTCAGTTCAAAAAAAGAAATGTTCGAAGCTCTCAAAAAAGAAGAATGCCTGAATTTGTTTCATGTCATCAAGAAGAATCTTCTTTATGCAAAAAACAGCGCTGAATGTGTTTATATTTTTATGGAAACTGAAATTGAATTTTTCCTAAAGAGAAGAGGATTGCTTTATGTATGCCGCTGGCTTTTGTTCCAAAATTCAAAGAATGATTTTAAAATCAAGTCAATGCACGAAAAAAGAGAAAAGACAATTGGCAAAGACGAGCTGCTTGACTTTACAGCTTTTATTCTCAATGCCGACATTATAACGCAGATTCCAGATTTTGGAACTCCAAAGATGAATATGCAAATTATGTTCTCATGGATTTTTCAAATGCCGATTTTTTTCTTGCTGCAAAGCGAGCTTCATAATTTTCCAGAAGAATCTGTGCACGCCGCAATAAAGGACTTTTTTTATTGCATGGAAAGAGGAATTAATTTTATTGATAATAAAGAAAATAATATTTCAGGAGGAAAGAAATGA
- a CDS encoding pseudouridine synthase produces the protein MDTEKQIQIAIAPSKENPFVVIKKPRGLPSAPLFEGDECAFMQAAKLYPYLLEVSGKKAIEHGLVHRIDTETEGLLLIATTQESYNAFINFQREGKFLKGYSAKCQKIEKPLEGFPPAEFLLENKSDNIKKYTVSSRFRPFSLKSAQVRPVTGNSGKAAQKKCSEKIYTTEIILDTDKFFAKCSIKEGYRHQVRSHLAWLGFPVRGDKLYNPLCSQNEEMQFFADCLKFPHPLTGKIIECFY, from the coding sequence ATGGATACAGAAAAACAGATACAGATTGCCATTGCGCCGTCAAAAGAAAATCCGTTCGTTGTTATAAAAAAGCCACGTGGACTTCCAAGCGCACCGCTTTTTGAAGGGGACGAATGCGCATTTATGCAGGCTGCAAAACTGTACCCATATCTTTTGGAAGTTTCCGGAAAAAAAGCAATAGAACACGGACTTGTGCATAGAATCGACACAGAAACAGAAGGCTTGCTTTTAATCGCCACAACACAAGAAAGTTACAACGCATTTATAAATTTTCAGCGTGAAGGGAAGTTTTTAAAAGGTTATTCCGCAAAATGCCAGAAAATCGAAAAACCGCTTGAAGGATTTCCTCCAGCTGAATTTTTATTAGAAAACAAATCAGATAATATAAAAAAGTATACAGTTTCTTCAAGATTCAGGCCTTTTTCTTTAAAATCAGCACAAGTTAGACCAGTAACGGGCAATTCTGGAAAAGCGGCGCAGAAAAAATGCAGCGAAAAAATTTACACAACGGAAATCATTTTGGACACAGACAAGTTTTTTGCAAAATGTTCTATAAAAGAAGGCTACCGCCATCAAGTAAGAAGCCATTTGGCTTGGCTTGGCTTTCCTGTACGCGGCGACAAACTTTACAATCCGCTTTGCAGTCAAAATGAAGAAATGCAGTTCTTTGCAGATTGCTTAAAATTTCCTCATCCTTTAACTGGCAAAATTATTGAGTGCTTCTACTGA
- a CDS encoding RluA family pseudouridine synthase, with translation MSFFTNKVPPTYKGEIRLDKYIASLPNGMNRSKLKSGIVCIQVNGKKQKISCQVKANDIIDIQWEENVPDNIEPENIPLDTIYEDENVCVVNKKQGMVTHPAAGNWKGTLVNALLYHWGRESIPELKEGQVSKILSNRRPGIVHRLDKETSGIIITAKNHDTEEFLSAQFRNHSSIVKEYIAICIGRPQHQHGIIQTNIIRDPKERKRFKAVVGTEEGKPAESYYECISCYGEYSLMKVRINTGRTHQIRVHMKYLNCPILGDGIYAHQDKKFPKATLMLNARLLKIKIPGKEELSIFKSPTPERFIEVMKVLKRDYTKVILPKDK, from the coding sequence ATGTCTTTTTTTACAAACAAGGTTCCTCCAACATACAAAGGCGAAATCCGGCTAGATAAATATATTGCGTCTCTTCCAAACGGAATGAACAGAAGCAAACTGAAAAGCGGAATTGTCTGCATTCAAGTGAACGGAAAAAAGCAAAAAATTTCGTGTCAGGTAAAGGCAAATGATATAATCGATATTCAGTGGGAAGAAAATGTTCCAGACAATATTGAGCCGGAAAATATTCCGCTTGATACTATTTATGAAGATGAAAATGTCTGCGTTGTAAACAAAAAACAGGGAATGGTAACTCATCCTGCCGCAGGAAACTGGAAAGGCACTTTGGTAAACGCGCTTTTATATCATTGGGGAAGAGAATCAATTCCAGAACTGAAGGAAGGACAGGTTTCAAAAATTCTTTCAAACCGCAGACCAGGAATTGTTCACAGGCTGGACAAAGAAACTTCCGGCATAATCATAACTGCAAAAAATCACGACACAGAAGAATTTCTTTCAGCCCAGTTTAGAAACCACAGTTCAATTGTAAAGGAATACATTGCAATCTGCATTGGCCGTCCTCAGCATCAGCACGGAATTATTCAGACAAATATAATCCGCGACCCCAAAGAAAGAAAAAGATTCAAGGCTGTAGTTGGCACGGAAGAAGGAAAGCCAGCCGAAAGCTACTACGAGTGCATAAGCTGCTACGGAGAATACTCACTGATGAAAGTTAGGATAAACACCGGAAGAACTCACCAAATACGGGTACACATGAAATACCTGAACTGTCCTATTTTAGGAGACGGAATCTATGCGCACCAAGATAAGAAATTTCCAAAGGCAACTCTCATGCTTAATGCAAGACTTTTGAAAATTAAAATTCCGGGAAAAGAAGAGCTTTCAATTTTTAAATCTCCAACACCAGAACGTTTTATAGAAGTCATGAAAGTTTTAAAACGCGACTACACAAAAGTAATTCTTCCAAAGGATAAGTAG
- a CDS encoding YggS family pyridoxal phosphate-dependent enzyme, whose translation MTAEQIAENFESVRNQIKEAEKKSGRKEGCVKLCAVSKFHPAEDVLAALKTGQTLFGENRVQESFAKFTQINSVSKIKPDLHIIGSLQTNKVKKAVEIASCIQSVDREELLAEIEKQCAKIEKKIEVLFEIHTGEDSKSGYKEKSVLLKSVENCANGIYPHIVPKGLMTMAPFTQDEKLIHASFSKLRNLKDELNKSFPSLEINELSMGMSGDYKIAIEEGSTLVRIGTALFGERDYS comes from the coding sequence ATTGCAGAAAATTTTGAATCAGTTAGAAATCAAATAAAGGAAGCTGAAAAAAAATCCGGCAGAAAAGAAGGCTGCGTTAAACTTTGCGCTGTAAGCAAATTTCATCCTGCGGAAGATGTCTTGGCTGCGTTGAAAACAGGACAGACTCTTTTTGGTGAAAATCGTGTGCAAGAATCCTTTGCAAAATTCACACAGATAAATTCAGTTTCAAAAATTAAGCCAGACCTTCACATAATCGGAAGCCTTCAGACAAACAAAGTAAAAAAGGCAGTTGAAATCGCGTCTTGCATTCAATCCGTGGACAGAGAAGAACTTTTGGCGGAAATTGAAAAACAATGCGCAAAAATTGAAAAGAAAATTGAAGTGCTCTTTGAGATTCATACTGGTGAAGATTCAAAAAGCGGCTACAAGGAAAAGTCCGTATTGCTCAAATCTGTAGAAAACTGCGCAAATGGAATTTATCCGCACATTGTTCCAAAAGGACTTATGACGATGGCTCCTTTTACTCAAGATGAAAAACTTATCCACGCATCATTTTCAAAACTAAGAAATTTAAAAGATGAACTGAACAAAAGTTTTCCTTCACTTGAAATAAACGAGCTTAGCATGGGAATGAGCGGCGACTATAAAATTGCAATCGAAGAAGGAAGCACATTGGTCCGCATAGGAACGGCATTGTTTGGAGAACGCGACTACTCTTAG